The proteins below come from a single Aegilops tauschii subsp. strangulata cultivar AL8/78 chromosome 6, Aet v6.0, whole genome shotgun sequence genomic window:
- the LOC109769373 gene encoding uncharacterized protein, translating into MSAGGTIMNKTVEDAIILIESIGFHQMQWGYERPSSNPKVASRLQSEAVCSISEQKSSMVPNIQNQHVSFRGQQHFRTELDPPYRKIDLTSIILDDDYDIFQDDATIVDQMETIVADPIPHGNETVQNESKLQDVYEEPTLIDAKLRQQDMEKFTCVSQLCDWWNLVVSPIAHTCVTTVSGLFVKKKSLAPPVVASITVKESISEKNSEDEIPTPAHTTKQVGDIPRREIQEDESNLEELILQCPEKIPRVAELHDWWKSSVSLLKLSSDGDEENIAQKDSEVVISAPLPEHVSAYSQMGTLQTQLGVAGSSTIEYPQEERPQLEEDLQVDEEQDDEELDYPSDEVEDIISISPKEVQEAAVDELEEPEMHLPIVIQERDVAGLSNPLDDMCPYDFFASTFHYMIPSLKLDLKNGLLGHDHTYPVIGISLIYDDTYSPHARPMLNDKYHPYASIELTDFYHPKHVLYSYAYVIGYSIDDLEGIIPTTCIVSFVESSFRFLLVHDPLQADKVRGDIPWDPGGLRAW; encoded by the coding sequence ATGTCAGCTGGTGGAACAATTATGAACAAGACCGTTGAGGATGCAATTATTCTCATTGAGAGCATTGGCTTCCACCAAATGCAATGGGGTTATGAAAGGCCTAGTTCAAATCCGAAGGTTGCAAGCCGTCTGCAATCAGAAGCTGTGTGTTCCATAAGTGAACAGAAATCATCCATGGTGCCTAATATTCAAAACCAGCATGTTTCATTCCGGGGACAACAACATTTCAGAACTGAATTAGATCCTCCATATAGAAAGATTGATCTTACTTCAATTATCCTTGATGATGATTATGATATTTTTCAAGATGATGCAACCATTGTAGATCAGATGGAAACCATAGTAGCAGATCCAATACCTCATGGCAATGAAACTGTCCAAAATGAGTCAAAGTTGCAAGATGTTTATGAGGAACCTACTCTGATTGATGCTAAGTTGAGACAACAAGATATGGAGAAATTCACTTGTGTTAGTCAACTATGTGACTGGTGGAATTTAGTCGTGTCACCAATTGCCCACACTTGTGTTACAACTGTATCTGGGCTATTTGTCAAGAAGAAATCATTAGCTCCACCGGTGGTTGCCTCTATCACAGTTAAAGAGAGTATCTCAGAGAAGAATAGTGAAGATGAGATTCCAACTCCTGCACATACAACTAAGCAAGTCGGAGACATTCCAAGGAGAGAGATACAAGAGGATGAGTCAAATTTAGAAGAGTTGATACTTCAATGTCCTGAGAAGATCCCACGTGTTGCTGAGCTGCATGACTGGTGGAAGTCATCAGTGTCACTGTTGAAACTTAGCAGTGATGGTGATGAGGAGAACATTGCTCAGAAAGACAGCGAGGTAGTGATCTCAGCACCCCTACCAGAACATGTTAGTGCATATTCACAGATGGGGACACTTCAGACTCAATTAGGTGTTGCTGGTAGTAGCACCATAGAATATCCACAGGAAGAGAGACCTCAACTTGAAGAAGATTTACAAGTAGACGAGGAACAAGATGACGAAGAGCTTGACTACCCAAGCGATGAAGTTGAAGACATAATCTCTATCTCTCCTAAAGAAGTACAAGAAGCTGCTGTAGATGAACTTGAAGAACCAGAAATGCATTTGCCCATCGTCATACAAGAGCGTGATGTAGCAGGTTTATCTAATCCTCTCGACGACATGTGTCCTTACGATTTCTTTGCTTCTACCTTCCATTACATGATACCATCACTTAAGCTAGACTTGAAAAACGGTTTGCTTGGACATGATCATACATACCCTGTTATTGGCATTTCTCTCATTTATGATGACACTTATTCTCCTCATGCTAGACCTATGCTTAATGATAAATATCATCCTTATGCTAGCATTGAGCTTACTGATTTCTACCATCCTAAACATGTGCTTTATAGCTATGCTTATGTAATTGGATATTCGATTGATGACTTGGAGGGTATTATCCCTACCACCTGCATTGTCTCTTTTGTTGAGAGTTCTTTCAGGTTTTTGCTTGTGCACGATCCACTACAGGCTGACAAGGTTCGAGGTGACATTCCTTGGGACCCTGGTGGACTCAGAGCATGGTGA